Below is a window of Pelobates fuscus isolate aPelFus1 chromosome 13, aPelFus1.pri, whole genome shotgun sequence DNA.
acattctatgtttctatgtttaaaataGGTGATACTTTATTTAGCCGTACTGTATCTATACAAACACTTATTTGTCATTATTATAATACAGGGTTATTGTTGCTTTCCTGGCAGGTGGCATGCAAAAGACGAATATATCTGTTTGATTTTCTTGTTCTTGGACCAATCATCTTCAGAAATGGCCTCCAGACAGTGCTGGAAGATAAATGCATCCTAAAGGTGCTGGCAAACTGCAATGTAGTAGTATTTGAATTAAATAGCCATAATCCCGAAACCGCAGGAGTTTTTATCTGGCCGTTGATAGAACTAAAACAGTCTCATTGAGACTgacaaaagtttttatttttttggtattcATACCTGATATCTCAattacaagcaaaaaaaaacccacccaCACataatgcacacatatatatataatcataaaaGGTTGGCACTCCAAGGGTGTCTTGTGTAGTTTAAATTCATAGTTTTATTGATCTTTTCCCCCAGCTGCATGAAGCACAATTTTGTCCTCCTACCCTAGCTCGAGATGTACACCAGCTGTATATCAAAAAGAATAACCACTGACGGTCCCATGCTGTTTGTAGCGCCATTATGGGGCTCCCTTCCCTGACTGAGGCACTAATAATGTTGTAGCTCATATATTTCCTTAAGACTTTCCTTACACTCTAACATGTTGCCTACCATTTGTTCGAAAAGCTTAAATGTTTACAGACCAGGTtgggttttttgtctttttttccttttctatatcTTACTTGGCATGGGGAGGACAGACATTAATGCACAACACAGATGAAGATAACATTAAGTCATTGAGGACGTCAGACCCCTCTTTCGCAGTTCTTATAAGTACCTATGCCACACACTGCCTACTTACACCCTCGATATTAATATTCTTGGTGGAAAGCGATTTGAAACATGGTCCATGTTATTGACAAATATCGGCAGTCCTGCGAGCCTCGGTATTCTTCTGATTATTATTGGTTTCTCTCAATTTTTCACCTTGTTCATACATATCATGTCTATATTTTCTGTAAAAACTCAAcaaaaatttagatttaaaaaaaataaataaacgaaaaTGCTAATTTGAGGACAGTAGTCAACTCTGgctattttaaacacattttgtaATAAAGTTGACAGcgtgaaggtaaaaaaaaaaaattatccattaaACATTTAAGCTTTTCGAACAAAAGGTAGGCAACATGTTAGAGTGTAAGGTCAAGTGAAAGGGGAAACTCAACAAAAATttagattttcaaaaaaaataaacgaAAATGCTAATTTGAGGACAGTAGTCAACTCTGgctattttaaacacattttgtaATAAAGTTGACAGcgtgaaggtaaaaaaaaaaaaaaatgtattcattaatttattaaaatatttttttgaaccTTTTAATCTGGGTTTTTAACAGTGTGCATCAAAGTATTGTAAACATTAAGGTGAAATATTAGGGTAAATCTCCAAACTTAAAAACTAATATCTGCAAGGGTGACATTGATTAAGGTAATGTAAGTTAATGAGATGAACTAACCATTTAAGCCCCTGAATTGGACATTCTTTTGCAGATCATCCATGACTGCCGCTGGCTAGGAGATTTTTTGTCCCATCAGTATGGTGTTATCCTTGCCAATGTGTTTGATACCCAGGTAAATCTTCTACCATTTCACATGGAACAGTGTAGGTTGGGGTCTGATACCTATTATATTCACATATTTGGTCAAGTGAAAGGGGAATATGGAGTAGAAGAGAAGGTGCTCGGAATACTCTGGGAGGCAGGGTTTGCCCTTCTGGTCTGTGGAAGAGCACAAGCAATGCTTTACAATAAAGTACAGATTTTAGTGAATTAAATCCAAATAGCAAAATTGAGGCTAaaaccagggatgtatttaccacaaggcaaacaaggcatttgcctagggcggcactttcaggggggcgcgccaaaaaatgccaccccaagctcccagacaaatgccttgtttgcctcatgttctggggctgtccgcctcactgtgagtgagtgagtgagtgtagctgtcagtgtgtgtctttcagtgagtgaaagtgtgtgtctttcagtgcgaatgggtgtgcctgtgagtgtgtgtcagtgtgtgtatgtcattttatgtgtagctgagagtgtgtgcctgtcaatgtgtgcctgtcagtgaaagtgtgcgttggttaaacagtgtgtgccaatgactgtatgtgtgtgccaatgactgtatatctgtcagtgagtgtatatcagtgcatgtatcaatgagggcatgttcctgtcagtcaaaaaagtggccttgacacgaattggggggcaaatttagattttgggggtgcccgaatttagtcatgcctagggcagcacaaatccaaaatacaccactggctaaAGCACTGTAGCTGTATAggagagttggagaatttttcatgCGGATGTACTTTTAAGCCTAcatttttgccattcagatttaattccACTACACTTGTcagtctagtgaataaccctgctagtgGATTTGCCGTCTTAAAGTTGGCAGCATTCAAAGGAGTTGAGTAAGAATGATGTTGGTCTCCTACAAGTATGGCATGTGGGTTACATTTTGCATTAGATTGTAGTAGTAGAGTAGTCAGGAAATACCATATAATGTTTGCTGGGAAAAGTCCACTCGGCCAAAACCGTTTTTCTCATCAGTGGATTTATTACTTTGTaagaataacccttcacattatATCCAGCATGTTATGCTCAAGGTATTGGGTCAACATATAAACAGCATCCAGAAATATGCTACAGGTGGAAAATTTCAGCTAACTACATTATCTAATCTAGAATTCTGTCTTCTTTAAATTATACTAGTGCATGTTGTGAAGGCGTTTATCCGCACTTTACCAGCAGTTGCAGCTGCCGGCATGCCCTCAGCATTTCAGTTTTCCATTTATAGGTGGCTGATGTCTACTTATTCTCTGTTGAAACTGGGGGATTTCTTCCTCATTGTACGAGTTCATTGAAGGAGTGTTTGATACGACACCTTAAAATACATCTCTCGCGGGTTGACTTCCTGACTCACAAAGAGACCCTGATAAAGGTGAGTAAACCAGAAGTATAAATAAGTTTAcagaaaatacaaatttattgTAACATTAAAGtgcttcacttaaagggacactacagtcaccagaacaacttcagcctaaagggaaactctagtgcCACCTCCCCTGCGTCCCCTTCCCCTTCTGTAACTTAactgattccagcgccgatgtccctcagcactggtttAGGCTCCTCCTCCGCCACTGACATCAGccagtggggggacctaatgcgcatacgcaGCGATGGCGGCGCTCGCATCAGGActtctcccataggaaagcattgtataatgcagagaaaggtagtgtttacattactaccaggaacacctctagtggcagacaCTCAGACAGCATGCTTCCTGGGTCAATTCTACACAGTGAACAGCACTGGTATTCAACGTCTCCATGCTTTGCTTGGAGATGCTGCATGTtattcaaagagatgcattgattcaatgcatctctatgaggagatgcagattggtgcAGAGCGGCGTTTTGTCGCTCATGCGCAATAGATTACCAttactttcccatgggaaagcattggattggctgagatcatcaattctgatgatctccccCAAGGAGGCGGAGCCAGCCACGGCAAACCTGcgcggtgctggaaaaaggtacatttGAACACTTTTTAAGGGGGGTGCATTAGAGGTGctcctctgcatggaggtgctaaacattcctcatagagatgcattgattcagtgcatctctatgaggagatattgATTGGCACAGCGTGCATtttgccttccaatgctttccaatgggaaagcattggattggctagatcatcaaaattgattatctcagccaaggaggcagagcgtGGGCGGGGTCGACTCCGAGGAGACCTGCGCAGTTCTGGAAAAAGTGTGTAAACTACTTTTTTCAAAAGGTGGGCTGAAACCTAAATGGTGTTTTGCCACCtagagtgtcaggaatacatgtttgtatttctgacactatagtgttcctttaagaataattTTATGCAGTCATATTAtcaatattttttattggggTGAGTTGCTTCCACTGATATGTGGATTCTATCAAAGTCTTAATCAATAATAGCAGAAGTCAATAGTTATAAAGATGAAAACGATTTGTAAACCCCAGAAAGATGCTGGTATGTAGGTGAccgctgtgacggaccgcctggcaccccgactgggtacctccatcaatcgctgcggtgtttgggagtttctgtatccgatttcagttcaatgtgattcatgcccaaacaccgctgcctgccttcatgcgaacaagatggccaccaccttgtggttgttcataggaattgcgaccacccagacgaacaattagaacactgcggtaagaaacgttccaagttgttaataagtgttaacaagctccagggtggtctctgtttgtgcggttgttcggtaaacgaaccacGTAGTCCAAATTGCACAaacagagcctgtttgaagtagtttagccaggtctattaattgagccatagtcacagggtaaagggctggcaaacaggctaAATACATCTAGTATACCTGCTGTTCCTGAAGAACCTCAGCCCTTAGTTGAATCCATGTGGGGCTTCATCCCCAAAAGTACACACTTAAACTAGTGCTTGTGTTAAAATGTCCTGGGTTGCTAGACATGGTTCCCTATGATTTCCTTGCTgtaaatttaaataaacataCCATTGTGGTATTGTAATAATGTTCAATTTTACTTTTCAAGGATAATCCCAATGTCTGGTTTGATCGTCCGTTGGCTCCTTCTTTGTTAAAAGTATTGGCCCTGGAAGTGGTGCATTTGCCCATTCTACGCTTAGTCATGCTAGACTCTATGATGGCGGACTTTATGTTATTGGTTGATGGATATCTTAATGCGTTCCGTCAAGGGACAGCAGATGTTTTCGCCAGCAATGAGGTAAAACTATGTGAAGCTGAGAAGACCTGACAATTCTTTTATGTGTATTCGTATAATATATTTCAAGATCATGTATTTTATATTACCACATCTACTTTTAGAATGATGAGCTTGATCTTCAGCCTCTATGATACCCATGTTGTACTGCCACATTTTCCATAATATTCCATGCTGTGTTACAGGACAGTACTGGCTATATACACAAATGTAATCAATTATCACTTGCTCCATTCTCTAATAGCTCTCTTATTTATAAAATGAGATGTCAATACCACAATGCATGTGCCTTTTGTTACCCTGAAATATCTACGACTGACTAAGCATCGTGGGAGGATTCTCTAGGGTACCaagttttcccttttcttttctaCTGCCTCACAGGCTGATCCCTGCGCTGTGATGCCAAACCTGGATTTTTGCATTCACTTGAAATTAGAAGGCAACATAACATTTCGAGCCAAGAGAATAGGATTACGTTTAACTTGCGCACAATCCATACTAATCTATCCAAATTTGGAGGGTAATGATTAACTGTGAGAACTAAGTTAAGCTAGGGAAGTTTAGTGCAATAATGTCAGCGTAACATCTGTATTTGTTTAGTGCCAAGAGAGCCCCAGTTTTTGTCAACCTGctctaaaacagtttgaaaaaaagtttttgattcACTGAACCATAACTACTAAAATGAGCTGTAATGGTTATCATGCTTAATTGTTATCATGTCTCTTTAAagcatgaaataaaatatttcatacctatagactgtaagttcgtttgagcagggtcctcttcaaactatcgttcctgtaagttttcttgtaattgtcctatttatagttaaatctcccctctcataatattgtaaagcactgcggaatttgttggcgctatttaaatggcaataataataataccaagttTACTAAAACAAGGTTAGACGTCTTCCTTTTGTCTCTTCGGGTTGATTtgatgttaacattttttttttttttgtctgtgacATTGCCTCTTTTaagctttaagggacactatagtcaccaaaacaactttagcttaatgaagcagttttggtgtaaagatcatgcccctgcagtctctctgctcaattctctgtcatttaggagttaaatcactttgttcatacagcgctagtcacacctccctgcatctgacttacacaactttcctaaacacttcctgtaaagagtcatctaatgtttacacttaatttattgcacattctgtttaatttagcatttcttatctcctgcgctGGTAATAGCTATCTTGACCCTGTAGGAgaatcctgtgtgtgattaaagttcaatttacagagtagcAGGTTAGAACTTTTAAATCGAGTTATGTctgtttgaaaataaaaccatttaattTTCATGccagctgtgtcagtcacagccagtgaATATGTGGCTAGGGATGCAGAAACAGACAAAGGTGATTTAGCTCCAAAATGgctgtgagagggggggggggggggtgactgaaGTGAGAGTGTGTGGATGGGGATAACAGTGTGtttggaggggggtgacagtttgtgtgtgggggggtgacagtgtgtgtgtggagtttggtggagggggtgacagtgtggagaGGGGGGTGTGATAGTGTGAAGAAGGCTGGATGATATAGTGAGGAGGGGGTTGTCCTGGcagaaataccttttttttttaaatttaatctaaTCTTAATCTTAATTTAATCCATTCCCTGGTAGCCTCTctcactggtggtccggtggtctgtTTATCTGATCTGCAGCTCagccaggtgcagagctgcagaccacatggtaagtGTCTTGCAGTCTTCAGCAGAGTCAGAGCGTTTCTGTGGCAACATGCAGCaatactctgattggctggagatcgcgagacacttcagcCTGCAACTCTGCACCATGCGGAGCTGCAGATAGAAGCCTGTGCTCGGCTCTCTCTCAGGGCAGACTGCATTGGGCTCTCGgttagtctgccctaaggtgatttaggcggccgcgaggccccagtaCCTGCCGCCTatatcgcctaattagagagccacctcttggatgggccgcaaagatattcattgtgggttgcgccgcgagtttgacatgcttggtgtagaaCATTGAGTGCTTATTTCTCAATTTCTTTCATTCTTTTAAAGCTGTCCAGCCCTGAATTGCCTAGGGAGCTCCAGCAGCTCAGCATACTGCAGCAAGTGAAGAGAGAAAGGGCTTTGAAAGATTATGACATTGACAACAAAGGGTTTCTTACAAGAACCTCCTCCTAAGGATTTCAACCCAGAGTTTAAGAATTTCTGTTGATTCTTCCTGTAGGTGAGCCAGTTAATGTGTAAGTGAGCGCTCCATTCGGTAGCGAGGAAGGTGATATTTCACCATGGAGCATTGATTCTGCTTTTTTGTTTTCCCCCCACTTTCTTTACAAGAACCTGTGTTGTATATTCTATAAATTGAGGTCATTTCTGCCTCCCAAGTTATGTTTTTCTTCTTCAATGAATCTGTTTCAGAAagattctatgtttatatatgcTGGTTACCAAAAAAATTTGTATTGTAAtaacattatatttttttgttctctTTCATTAAATAAAGCCTTGGAATGTTGGTGACGCACATGTTTTGGGCAAAATCATTATCAATCCTGCCTGGGTTCAAGTTATAAACACATATGTTGGGAGTTATACAATATATAACTCACTAAGTTTGTAATGAATTAAAAACACAATAGCacaattttaagccaaaatagctgatttggaaaaattctgccATCCGGCTATAGTCACAGTTTGGCGATTTTAGCCTGAAAGTTGGCTTTCAGTTTGCTGCAATTTTGTTTCTATTGAATAAACTTTGAGGAATTTTGGTTTCTACTCCTTAGAGCTATATAgacaattaaagagacactccgggcaccaatgCAACTTCAATGCATCTGATTGCTTTTGGATTTGTTAATTTGCTGTATTTGTCTTGCTTGCTCAAATcattatagtttttgcacaaaaaaatgttttgttgaatgCTGCACTATAGTACAGCccccttagccacaccccttcactcCAGAAAAATGCTTCCTTATCACATTCGTGCACAGCATGAGTCATGGAAAACAATGAGtgatctgaactacaaagcaGCCTGCATTaggagaggacacccagggaAAATGTTAGTAAGGGTACCACTACCTGTTTGTCTGTAGTTTCTATGTCTGCCTCCAGCCAAGTTGTGAATTAAAAAccgctcactcagtgctgttagAGACTCAGCGCTGTGTACACCCTGACAAGCTAGTCTTTCTGGTATGATGGGTAACGAGAAAGGTTTCTGGTGCagtattctgcaaaacatttcattttgtgttcaaaaactataaagattttaaCATCCCCAAAAATACAGCCTCTTAATTTACACATCAAATGTCTTGAAACTATATTGGTGACCAGAGTGTATATTTTCTTTCAATACCTTTTGCAACCAAACAAAAAAGTGTGACTTGTAGAACACATAGCACTTTGCACATTATTGAATATCTTGCATTTCATGTTTTGTGTCTTTGTAGTATAAGCTCTATAGTTTCTTtcttatattgtgtttatttgaATGCAAATGCAGCCGTGATTGGATACATTAAATTGTCTCATTTTTTGTTGAATTCCCTTTAAGACTTTTTAAAGCAAATAATTGCTTTTAAGGTCAGAAACAACCAAAACAGATTCTGATTAATGGACCATGCTTTAATGAGAGCCGATGGGGTGTAACGCTTTAATTAAACACTAAAAGGATCCAGGAATAggtcaatttaaaatgtaagttttactaaatgcaaaaaaaacaacaaattgacgcaaattaaagaaaaaaaagttgatgTAATTTTTGGTCTTAATTGAACTTAAAGTAACTAGAATTTACCAGAGGATCGCAAGATATGCATACACTAACTTTTAAAGCCCTGTGATAAAGAGAGGAGAGAGAGTAAGTGCAGTTGCATTGAGTAGCCAATAGATGTCAGCATTATACCATATTTGCGCATGAGTCCTAAGCAAAAATAAGTCTTCTATGCTAACTCGTATGTGTCCTTTTGACAAATCTTTAATTGTATCTCTTGTTTGGTAGTAGAGAAGTAAGGAATGAGGACACAGAAAATTACTGGCTGATCTGCAAACTACACTAATTATCTTTAATATAAACTAGTTTAAGAACTAAGCCAGAAAACCACCCAATGAGGAGAGAATATGGAAGTGAAATTCAGTCCTAATTACAACCGCATAAGTACTAGCTTATCCACTAACAGCCAAAATGCCCAATGCGGGTTTCACCCTGATGAGGCTCTACTGGCGGCTTCTAAGAAAAGCATTGAAATATTCCTCGGACCAAACGGATTGGTTTATTAATAATTGGTGGTGAGTAACAGAGGACTAAGGAGTACCTGGAGAGACAAAGATGGAGTAACTTAAGTCATGTGATCAAAACACTAATAGAAATAAGAAGCATAGGTATCCGTCATAATATCACTCTATAGATTACAGGAGAGAGAATTATAGTAGACAGAGAAATGGATACTATCGTTTGTTAATCTCAAACTCAACCAGGATGGGTAATCGACATCTAGAGGTCCAAGTTAAAGTATATATTAAACAATATGAAAGTACCAATACCCATGCAGTTGCTGTCAAGATCATCATGAGGTGAACGGAAAAGCCAACATACTGAAAAATATGTCTGATAAACAATCTTTGTCAATAGGATGCTGAACATCacgtctaggcaccataaccagtgcTCGgcattgttgtggttatggtatcaTCAAGCTTTGGGCACCGTCGCCTAGTTCTTAGTCAAACGCTTTTTAAATAGTTTGACAAAACCCGAGGGTCCTGTAGCACGACAGCCCAGCATATAGCAAGCAATTTGATGAACCGTGCCCAGCAGTCTGCTTTGCCATTGCTAATGCTGTATCTTTGGATTAGAAGTATCCATTTGGCCATATTTTATTGCCATTCATGGCCTAGCAGGATTACTGGGAGGGGACACTGCATGCAATCTAATGGCACCATAGCAATAACATCGGCATGTGGAGATTATGGTGCCTGGACTGCCTCTGTAAGAAATATAATTTACTGTGTAGGACTGTAGAAATCATGAAATCGTCACTGTGTTAAAGATAATCTAATTAGAGTGAGATCATATATTTTAACTCCCACCAATCTTTGGCATACTGGAATATGTATGTCCTGGTTCTGTCCTACAATTATAGGAGCCCTAAAATTGGAACACTGGCTTTAATCCTGACACTAGCATATTATCCTTAACCCGGACACTAGCCCTAGACCTGTCAGGTACTGGTGGAAAATAATCGTTGGGGTGGAGACATTTATAAGCCACTCTTCCTTGGCCCATTTATTATGTCTACTGAATGATCAAGTGGTGGTATTTTCCTATATTGTTAAGTATATTTCTCTAACTCTTTCACTCGTCTCCATAACCATGAGatggttttattttctcttaatgcactattcatttttagacctttttATTGCATACATTTTTAGGGCTAAGGTTCCTTTTGCTTTTAGGATATACATCGACTGGTAGGGGATTAATCTTCAGGGCAGCAGTGGCTCTATGTAACATGGAGCTATAGGATGATAGGATTGTTGTCTTTATCTCCCCAACTCCTGTCTTGGTATGCTAGTAAGTATGTAATTAGAAGCGACACACAGAGGTCGTAAATGCCTGTGGTAGGTGTGTGCCAATAAAGATATGAATTGCAGAATACACAGAATTTACAGCTTCACATACTGGAGCTTTTAAcactgctaaaaaaaattaaccttTATTATTCCTAGGATTTCCCCCCAAATATTAGATTGTAGAGGTTAAGCAATATTAATAGACAACCTTTACAAAAATGCATTTCTTATCCTAATGTAAAGAGTAATGGTAGACCTTTGTCCCTTGATATTTTAATTTTCCGTGACATGAAGCTCACTCAGTTTAGG
It encodes the following:
- the EXD1 gene encoding piRNA biogenesis protein EXD1 isoform X1, giving the protein MAAITDASFLSRVIGKTIKLTTATECLQGELVSVSSDRTIVINKIKDLKTGRKIPGAQLFFGNNILNVEPQDESSGGSESHTAEVGDNTASKEDCSGTDINQNVESRNTPPSHEIHSALQAIKHSVDEEEVEYTVIDQFQPHFGPAIRHLLNQKVLGISAVGLNLCRHGKLLWLQVACKRRIYLFDFLVLGPIIFRNGLQTVLEDKCILKIIHDCRWLGDFLSHQYGVILANVFDTQVADVYLFSVETGGFLPHCTSSLKECLIRHLKIHLSRVDFLTHKETLIKDNPNVWFDRPLAPSLLKVLALEVVHLPILRLVMLDSMMADFMLLVDGYLNAFRQGTADVFASNELSSPELPRELQQLSILQQVKRERALKDYDIDNKGFLTRTSS